In Dolichospermum flos-aquae CCAP 1403/13F, the following proteins share a genomic window:
- a CDS encoding glycosyltransferase family 4 protein, giving the protein MENISQLGSQVRDKTAYPDILVISRIFRPEEAVIGEYVYNRCLQDPDRVIVLAGGCNGDKKFDKSQQFPVYRWFHFPAWCDNWLGDICQSGFNIICSLLLAIKLYFRYHYRYIEWCHGYDFPAVLVLSYILPIRFFIYLHGNDLSRTVNNPLWRWLLKLTLIRADGIVCNSSYIRNSLRNTFRLDTPTHVINPVVRPERFGNPTSLSHINDLRNRIRQTYNISETAIVILSVGNLVKYKNFDRVIDNIPVLLTIGVDVHCIICGEGNCETQLKSQAERLRIDKRVHFAGYVRERDLAGYYAACDIFAMLNSDNYEDATTDNFGVVYLEAGYFGKPVIASRLGSVLDAVHHEENGLLVNQDSGYEVLQTFNRMCQDSQLREKLGRQGKELAKRKNYHRWLYTPESSYSCLLN; this is encoded by the coding sequence ATGGAAAATATATCACAACTAGGGTCACAAGTTAGAGATAAAACAGCTTACCCAGATATTCTCGTTATTTCCCGAATATTCCGCCCAGAAGAGGCTGTAATTGGTGAATATGTCTATAATCGTTGTTTACAAGATCCAGATCGGGTAATTGTCTTAGCTGGTGGTTGTAATGGAGATAAAAAATTTGATAAATCTCAGCAATTTCCAGTTTATCGTTGGTTTCATTTTCCGGCTTGGTGTGATAACTGGTTAGGAGATATTTGTCAATCTGGTTTCAATATTATTTGCTCTTTGCTACTAGCTATTAAATTATATTTTCGCTATCATTACCGCTACATTGAATGGTGTCATGGTTATGATTTCCCAGCGGTGTTGGTACTCAGTTATATTTTACCAATTCGCTTTTTTATCTATTTACATGGTAATGATTTATCACGTACAGTTAATAACCCGTTGTGGAGATGGCTGTTAAAATTAACTCTCATACGTGCTGATGGAATTGTTTGTAATAGTTCTTATATTCGGAATTCTTTAAGAAATACTTTTCGTTTAGATACACCTACTCATGTAATTAATCCGGTAGTGAGGCCAGAAAGATTTGGTAATCCTACTAGTCTTAGTCATATTAATGATTTACGTAACCGCATCCGTCAGACTTACAATATTTCGGAAACAGCAATTGTAATTCTTTCTGTTGGTAACTTGGTTAAATATAAAAACTTTGATCGAGTAATAGACAATATTCCCGTATTACTAACTATTGGTGTGGATGTTCATTGCATTATTTGTGGTGAAGGAAATTGTGAAACTCAGCTAAAATCTCAAGCGGAAAGGTTACGAATAGATAAACGGGTACATTTCGCTGGTTATGTACGAGAACGCGATTTAGCTGGTTATTATGCAGCCTGTGATATTTTTGCGATGTTGAATTCCGATAATTATGAAGATGCAACCACAGATAACTTTGGTGTAGTTTATTTAGAAGCTGGTTACTTTGGTAAACCTGTCATTGCTTCCCGCTTGGGTAGTGTTTTAGATGCGGTTCATCATGAAGAAAATGGCTTATTAGTAAATCAAGATTCTGGTTATGAAGTTTTGCAAACTTTCAATCGGATGTGCCAAGATTCACAGTTACGGGAAAAACTTGGCCGTCAAGGTAAGGAATTAGCGAAACGGAAAAACTATCATCGCTGGTTATATACTCCTGAGTCTTCCTATTCTTGTTTGTTGAACTAA
- a CDS encoding malic enzyme-like NAD(P)-binding protein produces the protein MTNLTPNSSFSVTLRLQIPNRVGMLASVTQAIAATGGNLGQIDLIEQSRQESTRDITVDAASTEHAETIVQAVKELPDIQVIDVYDRTFNLHRGGKISIVSRIPLKSVSDLAMAYTPGVGRICKAIAENPEEVYNLTIKQNTVAIVTDGSAVLGLGNLGPAAALPVMEGKAMLFKEFAGLDAFPICLDTQDPDEIVKAVKNIAPVFGGVNLEDIAAPRCFEIEKRLRAELNIPIFHDDQHGTAIVTLAALFNSLKLIQKSIADIRIVINGAGAAGIAIARLLRKAGAETILMCDSKGIISTNRPDLTAEKLEFAVKAQGTLAGAVQGADVFIGVSAPGVLTPEMVQGMTKDAIVFAMANPIPEIQPELVPKNVTVMATGRSDYPNQINNVLAFPGVFRGALDCRARTITTNMCLQAASAIASLVKPADLNREHIIPSVFDKRVATAVAAAVQQAAREEGIAQN, from the coding sequence ATGACAAATCTTACTCCTAATTCTAGTTTTAGTGTTACCCTGCGGTTACAGATTCCCAATCGAGTGGGGATGTTAGCATCTGTTACCCAAGCGATCGCTGCCACTGGTGGTAATCTCGGACAAATTGATTTAATTGAACAAAGCCGTCAAGAATCTACCCGTGATATTACAGTTGATGCCGCGAGTACGGAACACGCGGAAACCATTGTCCAAGCGGTAAAGGAATTACCAGATATTCAGGTAATTGATGTTTATGACCGCACCTTTAATTTACATCGCGGTGGTAAAATCAGTATTGTCAGTAGAATTCCGCTCAAAAGTGTTTCTGATTTAGCAATGGCTTACACTCCAGGAGTGGGGCGGATTTGTAAAGCGATCGCTGAAAATCCCGAAGAAGTGTACAATCTAACAATCAAACAGAACACGGTGGCGATCGTCACTGATGGCAGTGCAGTCCTCGGTTTGGGCAATTTGGGACCAGCAGCCGCTTTACCCGTCATGGAAGGAAAAGCCATGCTGTTTAAGGAATTTGCTGGACTTGATGCTTTTCCCATCTGTTTAGATACTCAAGATCCAGATGAGATTGTCAAAGCAGTTAAAAATATCGCCCCGGTATTTGGTGGTGTGAATTTGGAAGATATCGCTGCACCGCGCTGTTTTGAAATTGAAAAAAGACTGCGAGCCGAATTAAATATCCCCATTTTTCACGATGACCAACATGGGACAGCCATTGTCACCTTAGCAGCATTATTTAATTCTCTCAAACTTATCCAAAAATCCATTGCAGATATCCGCATTGTGATTAATGGTGCTGGTGCGGCGGGGATTGCGATCGCTCGGTTACTCCGCAAAGCCGGTGCAGAAACCATTTTGATGTGCGATTCAAAGGGAATTATTTCGACTAATCGTCCTGATTTGACCGCTGAAAAACTGGAATTTGCTGTTAAAGCCCAAGGAACTTTAGCCGGTGCAGTCCAAGGTGCAGATGTCTTCATTGGTGTCAGCGCACCGGGAGTTTTAACACCAGAAATGGTTCAGGGAATGACGAAGGATGCAATTGTGTTTGCAATGGCTAATCCCATTCCCGAAATTCAACCAGAATTAGTGCCTAAAAACGTCACTGTTATGGCTACGGGTCGAAGTGACTACCCCAACCAAATCAATAACGTCCTGGCGTTTCCTGGGGTGTTTCGTGGGGCTTTAGATTGTCGGGCTAGGACGATTACTACTAATATGTGTTTACAAGCTGCCAGTGCGATCGCTTCTTTAGTTAAACCTGCGGATTTGAATCGAGAGCATATTATCCCTTCTGTCTTTGATAAGCGGGTGGCTACTGCTGTGGCTGCTGCTGTCCAACAAGCTGCACGGGAAGAAGGTATTGCTCAAAATTAA
- a CDS encoding HAD-IIB family hydrolase: MSNNSGLYILLVSVHGLIRGNNLELGKDADTGGQTKYAVELACTLAKNPQVARVDLVTRLVNDPKVSPDYAQPVEILADKVQIVRIACGPKRYLRKEVLWPHLDTFADELLRHIRKVGKIPHIIHTHYADAGYVGSRVAGWLGIPLVHTGHSLGRIKQQRLLEHGTKQKTIEDNFHISTRIEAEEITLGSAALVIASTHQEVEEQYSVYDHYQPERMVVIPPGVTLERFYPAPDNWQNPPIQKELEKFLKDLQKPMIMAISRPAIRKNVSSLIKAYGEDPELRQLANLVLILGKREDILAMESGPRQVFVEILQLIDRYDLYGHIAYPKHHNADDVPDLYRLTAKTQGVFINPALTEPFGLTLIEASACGVPIIATADGGPRDILAACQNGLLIDPLNIQDIQNALRASLTNSEQWQQWSKNGLINVCQHFSWDSHVEQYLEQVRRLLPQKRIQSLLSPLVKSPADEHPDWNVPDTNHLPTADRFLVCEIDHTLLGDEEALEKLIQRIRDQGNTTGVGIATGRSLKSTLSMLEEWRFPLPDLLITSAGSEIYYGPQIVTDTSWQRHIAYNWRRSDIRKVMQDIPGVELQPPDAQGKFKISYFVDETKSPSFREITRRLRQHRLHVKAFYSHNMYLDLVPIRASKGDAIRYAALKWGLPVHRFLVAGASGNDESMLAGNTLAVVVGNHSQEIEKLRGLPQIYFAGGNYAWGILEALDHYDFFGNLSPTP, from the coding sequence GTGTCAAACAACTCAGGGTTGTATATTTTACTCGTCAGCGTTCATGGTTTAATTCGCGGTAATAATCTAGAGTTAGGCAAAGATGCTGATACTGGTGGGCAAACCAAATACGCAGTTGAACTTGCTTGCACATTAGCCAAAAATCCCCAAGTAGCAAGAGTTGACTTAGTAACGCGGTTGGTAAATGACCCAAAAGTTAGCCCTGATTATGCTCAACCAGTAGAAATTCTTGCAGATAAAGTCCAAATTGTTCGTATTGCCTGTGGTCCCAAACGCTACCTCCGCAAAGAAGTTCTCTGGCCACATTTAGATACCTTTGCAGATGAATTGCTCAGGCATATTCGCAAAGTTGGCAAAATTCCCCATATTATTCATACACATTATGCTGATGCCGGATACGTGGGTTCTAGAGTTGCCGGTTGGCTAGGCATCCCTCTAGTCCATACAGGTCACTCTCTGGGGCGCATCAAGCAACAAAGATTATTAGAACATGGTACTAAACAGAAAACTATTGAAGATAATTTTCACATCAGTACCAGAATTGAAGCTGAAGAAATTACCCTTGGTAGTGCAGCTTTAGTTATAGCCAGCACTCATCAAGAGGTTGAAGAACAATACAGCGTTTACGATCACTATCAACCAGAACGGATGGTAGTTATCCCCCCAGGTGTCACCTTAGAGCGTTTTTACCCAGCCCCGGATAATTGGCAAAATCCACCTATTCAAAAGGAATTAGAAAAGTTTCTCAAAGACCTGCAAAAGCCGATGATTATGGCGATTTCTCGCCCGGCTATCCGGAAAAATGTCAGTAGTCTCATTAAGGCTTATGGCGAAGATCCCGAATTGCGCCAATTGGCCAATCTGGTACTAATACTAGGCAAACGAGAGGATATTTTGGCGATGGAATCGGGTCCGCGTCAGGTATTTGTGGAGATATTACAGTTAATAGATCGCTACGATCTTTATGGTCATATTGCTTATCCTAAACACCATAATGCTGATGATGTGCCAGATTTATACCGGCTCACGGCAAAAACCCAGGGAGTATTTATCAACCCAGCCCTGACAGAGCCATTTGGACTGACATTAATTGAGGCTAGTGCCTGTGGTGTTCCCATAATTGCTACTGCTGATGGTGGTCCAAGGGATATTCTCGCTGCTTGTCAGAATGGATTATTGATTGATCCTTTGAATATTCAAGATATTCAAAATGCTTTGCGAGCATCTCTCACCAATTCAGAACAATGGCAACAATGGTCTAAAAATGGACTGATTAATGTTTGTCAACATTTCTCTTGGGATAGTCACGTAGAGCAGTATTTAGAGCAAGTCCGCCGATTATTGCCCCAAAAACGCATTCAATCTCTGTTGAGTCCTCTGGTTAAATCTCCCGCAGATGAACATCCAGATTGGAATGTACCGGATACCAATCACTTACCAACGGCTGATCGGTTTCTAGTTTGCGAAATTGATCATACTCTATTAGGTGATGAGGAAGCTTTAGAAAAGTTAATTCAGAGAATTCGTGATCAAGGGAATACAACTGGAGTGGGTATTGCCACCGGGCGCAGTCTCAAAAGTACATTAAGTATGTTAGAGGAATGGCGTTTCCCTCTGCCAGATTTGTTGATTACATCAGCGGGAAGTGAGATCTACTACGGTCCCCAGATAGTCACAGATACAAGTTGGCAAAGGCACATTGCCTATAATTGGCGACGGTCAGATATTCGCAAAGTCATGCAGGATATACCTGGGGTGGAATTGCAACCTCCTGATGCTCAGGGTAAGTTTAAGATTAGCTATTTTGTGGATGAGACGAAATCACCTAGTTTTCGAGAAATTACCCGCCGTCTGCGCCAACATCGCCTCCATGTCAAAGCATTTTACAGCCATAATATGTATCTAGATTTAGTACCTATTCGCGCTTCTAAAGGAGATGCTATCCGTTATGCTGCTTTAAAATGGGGTTTACCTGTTCACCGTTTCTTGGTTGCTGGCGCTTCAGGTAATGATGAATCAATGTTAGCTGGTAATACTCTGGCAGTTGTGGTGGGAAATCACAGCCAAGAAATTGAGAAGCTCCGAGGCTTACCACAAATTTACTTTGCTGGGGGAAATTATGCTTGGGGGATTTTGGAAGCTTTAGATCATTATGACTTTTTCGGTAACTTATCACCAACACCATAA
- the queG gene encoding tRNA epoxyqueuosine(34) reductase QueG has translation MNECTSISSAVVKAKAKELGFHEVGIAAVGNLERTETEKLQAWLKMGYHADMEWMKNPKREDISLVMPEVRSLISVALNYYTPQERPQGDEYGKISRYAWGRDYHRVMHKKLKELAIWLESLGENVKARYYADTGPVQDKVWAQKAGIGWIAKNGNVITRKYGSWVFLAEILTNLALESDRPSTQHCGTCTRCLQACPTGAITEPFVVDANRCIAYHTIENRAEELPANITHHLQGWVAGCDICQDVCPWNQRFAQATDVTDFQPYPGNLAPKLVELAQISNEEWDKRFTASALRRIKPEMLRRNARANLDKSRHNNDPESNNF, from the coding sequence ATGAATGAATGTACATCAATTAGCAGCGCAGTAGTGAAAGCAAAAGCCAAAGAGTTGGGATTTCACGAAGTGGGTATTGCTGCTGTCGGTAATTTAGAGAGAACAGAGACAGAAAAATTGCAAGCTTGGCTAAAAATGGGTTATCACGCTGACATGGAATGGATGAAAAATCCCAAACGTGAGGATATTAGTTTAGTTATGCCAGAAGTGCGATCGCTCATATCTGTAGCATTGAATTATTATACTCCCCAGGAACGGCCGCAGGGGGATGAATACGGGAAAATTTCCCGTTATGCCTGGGGACGGGATTATCATCGAGTGATGCACAAAAAGCTGAAGGAATTGGCTATTTGGCTAGAATCCCTGGGCGAAAATGTCAAAGCCCGTTATTATGCAGATACAGGGCCAGTCCAAGATAAAGTTTGGGCGCAAAAAGCCGGCATTGGTTGGATTGCTAAAAATGGGAACGTTATTACCAGAAAATATGGCTCTTGGGTGTTTTTGGCAGAAATATTAACCAATTTGGCACTAGAAAGCGATCGCCCATCTACCCAACATTGCGGAACTTGTACTCGTTGTTTGCAAGCTTGTCCTACAGGTGCAATTACTGAACCATTTGTAGTAGATGCTAATCGCTGTATTGCCTATCATACAATTGAAAACCGGGCTGAGGAATTACCCGCAAACATTACACATCATTTACAAGGATGGGTGGCAGGTTGTGATATTTGTCAAGATGTTTGTCCTTGGAATCAGCGATTTGCTCAAGCCACTGATGTCACTGATTTTCAACCCTATCCTGGCAATTTAGCCCCCAAGCTGGTAGAATTAGCCCAAATATCAAACGAGGAGTGGGATAAAAGATTCACCGCATCAGCCTTGCGACGCATTAAACCAGAAATGTTACGACGTAATGCTCGCGCTAATCTTGACAAATCCAGGCATAATAATGACCCAGAAAGTAATAATTTTTGA